CATAAATACCTATTGGCCAGCCAATTAAATATAAGATTACGTAAATAGAAACCATGCTGAAAAGTTTTTTGTTTTAGCTTGAAGCAAATGTAAGGTAATTATTTATTGCACAATTTGATAATTTGATAAGGAAACAATAAAATAGATAAATCGAAAAAATAACAGTTTAATGCGTAAAAAAACACGGTGAACATATCTCTTACTTTAAAATATGCATCCAACAGACCTCTTGTATTATCAACAAAAAATATGAATTCAAACTTTTTCACTTAACTTAGAGAAGCTTTCAGTTTTTGGTATTTGCTAAATTAAATTTTGTAAAAACAGCCAAATAAGATGCATTCAATAAAAGAAACTAAAATTTCCGAAGGTGTATTACCGGTTTCAGTAGGTTTACAGCCATCGCTGGATGCTGAACATATGAAGCCTAAAATCCCGCAAAATAAAAAGAGGCTCGTCACTATTTCACTTTTAGCTATTGCCATAGGCATCGTAGTAAGTTTTGTAGCGAAATTTTTAATGTATATCATCAACCTTATTACCAATATCTCTTTTTATGGGAGCTTAGCAGGCGAAGGGAATCCATCTTATAATCACTTGGGGATCTGGGTCATCTTTATTCCGGTTATTGGCGGATTAATTGTTGGGCTGATGATTTATTATGGTTCTGTCGGCATTCGTGGTCATGGCATTCCGGAAGCGATGGAGCAAATATTGACCAATAAAAGTAAAATTAATCCCAATATTGTTTATCTCAAACCTCTATCTTCTGCGATAGCCATAGGAACCGGTGGTCCATTTGGCGCAGAGGGGCCAGTCATTGCAACAGGTGGCGCCTTAGGCTCAGCTGTAGGACAAATATTAAGAATTACAGATAAAGAGCGGAAAATACTGCTATCAGCTGGTGCGGCGGCAGGCATGGCAGCCGTATTTGGAAGCCCTATTGCATCCATATTTTTAGCGATAGAACTATTACTATTTGAGTTTTCTCCACGTTCTCTAATACCTATTGCATTGGCCTGTATTACAGGGGCGGCAGGCCATCATCTCCTATTTGGAGAAGGTCCCATCTTTCCTATGCACAATGTAGCTGTACCGGGCAATATAGCATTATTATGGTATAGTGTTATTGGGATAGCCATTGGATTTCTCTCAATCCTTTCTACCAAATTGGTTTTTTGGGCAGAAGACCTTTTTAAGAAAATTCCGATCCATTTTATGTGGTATCCTGCGATTGGCGGCCTAGTTGTAGGCATCATTGGATATTTTGCGCCTAGAACATTGGGCGTAGGGTATTATAACATTACTGATATTCTTTCCGGAGGACTTACCTTCAAACTCATATTGTCATTAGCAGTTTTGAAATTTATTTCCTGGGCCATCGCTTTGGGCAGTGGGACATCCGGAGGTACTTTGGCTCCTTTGTTCACTATTGGAGGGGCTACAGGGCTATTGCTTGGCATATGTATTCAGCAGTATTTTCCGAATGCAGGCGTAACGCTTCCTATCGCTGCATTAATTGGCATGTCAGCCATGTTTGCCGGTGCCTCTAGGGCCTTACTCACTTCGATAATTTTTGCCATAGAAAGTACAGGTCAATCAAATGCCTTACTTCCTTTATTGGCAGCCTGTTCTGCCGCTTATTTTATTTCATTTTTCTTTATGGAAACAACCATAATGACAGAAAAAATATTCCGTAAAGGAGTAAAAGTTCCGGAATCTTATGAACCGGACGCATTAGAGATAATGCAAGTATCTCAAGTGCTTTCCACTTCATATCCCATTTTAAAAGAAACTGATAGTATTGAAGATGCACAAAAAACCCTGGCAGAAACAAAGGAGGATCTTGATTACATTATTATTACCAATCAAAACGGAGAGTTTAAAGGGTTTCTTAACTGGAGGCGTTTATGGGAGGCAGCCACTGCATCAGAAAAACTGGGCCATTTAGTTAAGAATAAAAATAAAACCTTCATCAATGACGATGCAAGCCTCATTGAAGCTATACAAATAATGTTAGAACAAAAGGAAGATGCACTACCAGTTATTTCAAACAAAGATCAGCATTTTATAGGCTTACTCACCTACAGAAATATCTTATCGGCGTACAAAACTTCCTTGGATGCTGAAAAAGAGTTTGATCCAAGTATATCCTTGAAGCGAAAAAGATTAAAAGCAATTGCAAAGGGACATCAATTATATGAACAATGGAAGGCTCATAAATAAATTAAAGCTAATTTAATGAAGGTCATTCATGAAACTTTTAATTTATCATATCATTCCCTTATTTTTGTACGCATTAAATCATTCACTCTTAAAATAATTTTTTCTAATGGCTGAAAAAATCAAAGTTGCCAATCCGGTAGTAGAACTGGACGGCGATGAAATGACTAGGATTATCTGGAAATTTATCAAAGACAAACTTATCCTACCTTATGTAGATGTAGATATAAAGTATTATGATCTTGGTGTTGAATACCGTGATGCAACCAATGACCAGGTAACAATTGACGCAGCACATGCTATTTTGCAATATGGAGTTGGTATTAAATGCGCTACTATTACACCTGACGAAGCACGTGTATCAGAATTTGGATTAAAGCAGATGTGGCGTTCTCCAAATGGCACTATCCGTAATATTTTGGATGGGACTGTATTCCGCGAACCCATAGTTTGCAAAAATGTTCCCCGTTTAGTTCCCAACTGGACTGCTCCTATTTGTATCGGCCGTCATGCATTTGGCGACCAATACCGTGCTACAGACTTTGTAACCAAAGGTAAAGGTAAACTCTCAATTAAGTTTGAAGGTGAAGACGGTACCACACAAGAATTTGAGGTTTACAACTTTAAAGGTGATGGTGTTGCACTTGCAATGTATAACACTGATGAAAGTATCAAAGGCTTTGCGCATGCTTGTTTTAATCAAGCTTTGAGTAAAGGATGGCCTTTATACCTTTCTACAAAAAACACCATTCTTAAAAAATACGATGGTCGCTTCAAAGATATTTTTGAGGATATTTATCAAAATGAATATAAAGCAAAATTTGAAGCAGCAGGTATCGTTTATGAACATCGCCTAATCGATGATATGGTAGCTTCTGCATTAAAATGGAACGGTAATTTTGTATGGGCCTGTAAAAACTATGATGGTGATGTACAAAGCGATACTGTTGCACAAGGCTTTGGCAGTCTGGGTTTGATGACTTCCACCTTGGTCACACCTGATGGCAAGGTCATGGAGGCAGAAGCTGCGCACGGAACTGTTACGCGCCATTATCGCGAACACCAAAGAGGCAACAAAACCTCTACAAATCCTATCGCATCTATCTTTGCATGGACTCGTGGTTTGGCATTCCGCGGAAAATTAGATAATAACCAAGCATTAATTGATTTCTCAAACGCTTTAGAAGCTGTTTGTATCGAAACTGTGGAAAGTGGCAAAATGACCAAAGACTTAGCCGTTTGTATCTATGGTAACAAAGTAAATCATGGTGAGCATTATCAAACAACGGAAGAATTTTTGGACGAGTTAGATAAAAATCTCCAAAAGAAATTGGGATAAAATAATTCACCAGATATATGTTCTAAAAAAGCAGTAAGGTTTTTTCTACTTACTGCTTTTTTATTGAGAAAATTTTACATAAAAAATTGCTCCGAAACAATTTTTCCATCTTTCACCTGGTACAAAGCAATTTCTTCCATCATTCCCCGTTCGCGGCCTTTCATTTTAGCGTCAAAACCCATACGGCAAGCGAATGTATTGCCGGACACAATAGGTTTATCCGTAAACCCACTATACATTTCTTCCACCATTTCATTAAATTGTACGCTCTTTTCTTTTATCGCCTCCATTCCTTGTACAGCAGGCCAAGGTGAACCTTCAGGTTCAATGCTTTTTACATCCTGTGCATACAATTCGTCTTGAATTTCATCAAATTTTCCTTCTTGTGCCAACACATAAAATCTGTCAGCAATTTCTTGTGTAGTCATTGTTATTATTTTAGATTGAAAAATTAATTCCATAATAAAGTTAGGGTTAGTTTTTAGATTGTAAAATAACCAGGGGAGAATTTATTGTAATTTAATATTGCCTAAAAATTTCAAGACCCTTCAGCCTATTAACTTACATTTGCCCCAAATAAAGTTATTATAAAAATGACGATCATACCTGCAATAGATATTATCGATGGCAAATGCGTAAGACTCACACAAGGCGATTATGCACAAAAAACCATCTATAACGAAAATCCTGTAGAAGTTGCTAAATCTTTCGAAGATGCTGGTTTAAAGCGATTGCATCTGGTAGATTTAGATGGAGCAAAAGCAGGGAAAGTTACCAACTGGAAAGTGTTGGAAAATATTGCTGCAGCAACAAATTTGGTGATTGATTTTGGCGGGGGCATCAAACAAAAAGAAGATGTAGAATTGGTCTTAAACGCCGGTGCCAGATATGTAACGATCGGGAGCCTTGCCGTAAAAAATGAAGCAATATTTTCAGAATGGATTGAAAACTATGATCCTGAACGATTCCTATTAGGCGCCGATGTAAAGAATGAAAAAATCACAGTAGGCGGTTGGTTGGAGACAACAGATATTGATGTTTTTGCTTTTATAAAAAAATACACTGCCAAGGGTATTAATAATATCTTCTGTACCGATGTAAGTAAAGACGGTTTATTGCAAGGGCCTTCAGTAGAATTGTATACAAAGATAGTAACGCAATTTCCTGCGATCAATTTTATAGCAAGTGGTGGTGTAAGCTCGCTTGATGACTTGAAAGCATTACAGAACGTAGGTTGCAGTGGTGCAATCGTAGGTAAAGCTATTTATGAGGCAAGAATAAGTTTGGAAGAATTAAAAGCATTTTAGAGGAATCATTCAAATAATTGAAGCTATTTCTGAACCATTGTCTTACGCAAAAAGGCAATGATAAAAGTAAGTAAGGCCGAGCCTACAATTGACCAGATAATAGGAAACACTTCTCCCTGAATATTCACTGACCATATTGCAGGTAAATGAAATTTTATGGCCAACCATTTCCCGATATAGGCCCCTATAAAGCCTACAACAATAGAAACAAGGCAACCGCCTAATGAATAGCCGGCGAGGCTTTGTCCAATGCCTCCGCAGATAGCTGCGATTAAGAGTAGTAAAAGAAATCCAAATAATGTCATGGCTATAGAATTGAAGGTGAAAATGTGTACTAAAGATACTATTTTTTTCACAATCAAGTACTTGCCATGCAGAAAAATATACCACAATTACCTTTGAATTATTTGTAGTTCCTTAACTTTAATACAACTTGCAAAGCTTCTGAAACCGGTTTAATATTCCAAATGGGCATAACAATCAATTTTATATTCAATTGGTAAGTATCCGTGTAATTCTGAAAAGAAAGCAAAAGGAGCTCTCTTAAAAACGCTTTGCATTTGCAAAATAGAGAGTCGTCAAGCATTATTAAGATAAGAAGGCTTTTAAAAATAATTAATATAGGACTATTCGTTTTTATTAAATTTTCGGAACTTTAAGGGGTTTCAAAAAATCTCATTGCCATGGAAGACTTCACTCTACAGGACGATAAACGTAGCAAAATTGCTATACTCCCCGGTTTGCCTCGTGAAGAAATAAAAATATATGGATTGCCGGGTGCAGAACAACGACACGCCTATTATGGAGATAAGCCCATGCTCTTTCAGGCAATACGGTGCGGCAAATATGAAATAGCCATAAGCGACTATTTGGTTAACAACCGAAGAAAAGTCATCTGTCACGCCAACACCACCTGCCTGGAGCTGCATTTTATACTAAAAGGAAAAGCGCTTTTTAATTTAAAAGATCTGGGCTGGCAGCAATTGGATGAGCTTCACCACAATATGATTGCCCTGTCTAAAGTTAAAAATGAAGTCTTTTTTGAAATAATACCTGTCTCCACTTTCGATATTCATTTTACCATACAAGAGGTGGAGCGATTAGCCAAACAATATCCTCAATTACAACCATTACTATATGCTTTGAAAACTGGAGACTATGCTTCATTGTTTGCACTAGTACAAAAGACTACACCCAGAATGCTGCACCTTATTGTAAAAATAATGGAAGCCTTAAAAGCAGGGGCTGCTTCGAACAAAGAAACTATTGAGATGATAGAAGCTTTGGTGCTAATGGTTTTAGAAAACAAAACATTAAAGACTCGTTACCATTACAATTATGACTTTATCGAGAATGTACATAAATCCGCCTTGCGAATCGAGCAACATTTTGATGAAAAAGACGTAATAGCCAACCAAATAAAACAAAGGAATCTCAAACCGGATAAGTTTAGAGAAATATTCAGGATATTATATGGATGCCTTCCTAACCAATATTTACAAAAAGTGAGAGTAGAGAAGGCGAATTGGTTGATTAAGGAACACCGTGTGTCTAAGCTAGATGATATAGCCGCTTTATGTGCCTATCAGTCCATACGTCAATTATCAAATGCTTACTATAAAAAATACAACACAACCATCTCAAAAGCGGTTGCTCTGGCAAAACGCGGCAAATAGTTGCTTTATTATCAATGCTTTAACCAAAAACTGTGCTGCGAATTGCACCTAAAAAGGTACTTCAATTGCATGTAAATAGGTATGTTTTTTACCTACTCCTTAATTTTTAGTACTTGACCTTTGTACAAGCGTTCAAGTAAAAAGAAATTATGCCACAAAAAATATAAAGCAAAATTTATTATGCGCTTGGTGGGGTCACGAGAGGGAGACGATGGAACTGGCTTCTCTCTACCCAGTGAGAAACGTAAATTCGGCGAAGCCAATGATCTGTGTTGATAATACAGGTAATATCCCCATGAATTTTAAGCATTGCCTGCACAAGTGTCGGCGGCGTTGGCAACTAATTATTCCGGTATTGATACGAAATGAGCCAAGTTATTTACGCCAACATATATTAAAAAAAATAAAATATACGAATGAAAAAACGACAAGTCATAACACTCTTATCAACACTATTAATCCCTCTCTGGATCTATGCAGCAGGAAGTAAGTTGACTGAATACACTATTTTCAAAGATCAGTTAGCAAGGCAACCTTTGCCAAGTTGGTCGATTTCCATTCTTGCTTGGGCATTGCCCTCGGTGGAAATTATTACAGCCTTGCTTCTCTACTTTCAAAGAACAAATAAAATGGGTTGCATCCTATCCTCGGTTTTAATGACCGCTTTTACTGTGTATGTTTTATTAGCACTTAGCGGCGCATTTGGCGATATTCCATGTTCTTGTGCCGGTATCATCGGCAAACTAAGATGGAAAGGACATTTACTATTCAATATATTTTTTACAATTATCAGCTTTGCCGGCTGGTATTTGCATAAACAAAAAGTTGTAAGAATCTATTTATAATCCATCACTCTATTCTTTAAACTCTAAACTCAAAATAATACACGTGTATCGGGAAGACAGCAGAAAACCCATTAACAGAGTAAGCGATATTTTTCACAAGCCGGGCATTGAAAAATGGAATGTCAGGCGAAATGGTATTGATTTTAAACAATTTTAATTTTAAAAAAATGAACATACAAAAAATACTCCCTGCTTGCGCAGTCGCAATGGGAGTAGCGTTGGTAATGGCCACCAGCGCATTTACAAAAGCGCCAACAAACAAGAGCGGCGACACGTTATATACTTTCCAGTATAATGCGCCATCTGGTATGCATCCTTATTCTCAAGCTAATGTTGAGAATGTTGCTAATTGGAGTTATACCACATCCACATCTTGTAACGGTGTAAATGTTGAAGCTTGTGGATTGCAAGTACCTGAAAGCTATGTGGACGACCCAATCGGCTCTCCAACATTGGATGCTTCTATTGACATCAGTGCAACAGAGAGTTCTTCTAATGTGGCATATGTGAGTGGCACGGCCGCAGGGTCAAACGCCACCATTTCCAATAAATCAAATTAGTGTTTAATTGGAAATTTTGCAAGGGCTGCACCTTATTATATATGGTGCAGCTTCTTTTATATTATAAATCATTCTGCTGCATACCAGTCAATTTAATAATGTCTTCTGGGATGGGTAAGGCATAAAAATTGGCATTAGGCTCTAAAGTATAAGTTTGGTCACCTTCTTCTCTTTTAATTGTGATATTGGCACCTTCTTTATTTAACCGTTTTAAATCCATCCAGCGCATACCGCGCATCACCAACTCTTTTTCCCTTTCTTGTAATACAAGATTCAAAGCCGCAGTTTGACCCATTGAAACAGTATAAGCCACAAAGGCTCCTGTCTGGTAGCGCTTCGCCAATAACGTATTTAAATCATTTAAGCCCTGCTGTAGCTGACCATTTCTGATATAGCATTCAGCACGGGTGAGATATAGCTCATCGGTAGCCATACCGGAAAACATAGAATATAGACTGTTGGTATATGCTCCTTTAAAAGTTTTATAGCCATCTGAATTGCTTGAATAATAAGCCAAACGGCGTAAATCGTTCTGATTGTATAATTGAATAAGAGCTGTATCGATACGGCTAGAAATGGAAGTTAGATAAAAATAGAAATAGGTATTTATTTCTGTATAGAAGATAGTCTCCTTATTGAATTGATGAAAAGGAGCACTTGCCGTTATTCCTTTAGGGATATCGGGATCATTGTTATAATCCATTAATTGGTTATTCAATTGTAAACAAGAATCAGAAAAGAGCAAAGCATTCTTGTAATCCCGCATAGAAAGATAGCATCTTGCCAATAAGCCGTATGCAGCATCCTTTGAAGGCCGCATCACATGCTGTGGGTAAGCCGGTAATAAAGCAATAGATGCTTTCGTATCTTCAATGACTTGTTGGTAACATTGCAGATTGGTAGCCCTAGTGGATTTAACGTTAAAGTTAGAAGTCAGCCTTAGGGCAATACCTAAATCTTTATTTGCTGTTGTACTGTCGTAGGCTTTTGCATAGTTCCATAACAAACAAAGAAAGTAATAAGACCGGTAAAACAAGGCAGAGCCCTTTACATTATTCCACGCAACCTTATTCAAGGAAGTTTGTGGAATATTTTTAATCAAATCCAGCACAAGGTTCGCATTATATATCGGTTGATAACAGGCTGCCCAATCATTGCCTGATCCAAAAAAGTACTCTCGCCATGTGTATCTTTTTTGGTCGCCGTCGTTAAGCGCATTGAAAGCCGACAAGGGTAAGAAATATTCGTCTGAAGAGGCTTCCCCATAACAAGGTGTACGCTGTTGATTCATCGTAGCTGCATCATCTAGCAGCGCCTGTAAGTCTGATAGGGTTGAAGGCGTAACTAATGAACTGTTGGACTTTTTATCCAAATATTTTTTGCAGGAACTAAGCATTATATTGATAGAAAGAATCACTAATAAATAGCTGCACCATTTTTTATATTTAAAATATATTTTCATTGCAATTGCGTTTTAAAGATTAAAAATTGGCTCTAATGCCGACGGTATAAGTTTTTGGGTTGGGGATGCCATTTGCATAATCCGGATCAATATGGTCATTGTTCGCCCGCCAAAGAATACCAATATTGGCTGCATTAATATAAATCTGTAAGGAATTAAATGGCAAATTCTTTTTGTTTGACAGTAAGGAATAAGACAGATTAATAAACTGCAAACGAATCTGGTCGCCTTTGATGACATTGATAGTGGATCCATTGTAAAATGCATCTCTATCACTATTTAAAGGATACACAAAAGAAGGTACATTGGTTTTGTTTTCATCACCTGATTGTTTCCAGCGCTGACCATAATCAATACCGCCTGTTCCATTAGTGGCCAATGCCGTATAAGACAAGGAGGGTTTGAATAAATAATAATGAAATTTATAGGTGATGTTGAAAGATAATGCAAAGCTTTTATAGGAAAATTCATTGCTCAAAGAACCAAAAATTGTCGGGCTCGCAGGTCCTACATAAACAAAACTTCCACTCTTGAGACCCCGTTCATAAGCATTCACATCAATGC
The Arachidicoccus soli DNA segment above includes these coding regions:
- a CDS encoding chloride channel protein, which encodes MHSIKETKISEGVLPVSVGLQPSLDAEHMKPKIPQNKKRLVTISLLAIAIGIVVSFVAKFLMYIINLITNISFYGSLAGEGNPSYNHLGIWVIFIPVIGGLIVGLMIYYGSVGIRGHGIPEAMEQILTNKSKINPNIVYLKPLSSAIAIGTGGPFGAEGPVIATGGALGSAVGQILRITDKERKILLSAGAAAGMAAVFGSPIASIFLAIELLLFEFSPRSLIPIALACITGAAGHHLLFGEGPIFPMHNVAVPGNIALLWYSVIGIAIGFLSILSTKLVFWAEDLFKKIPIHFMWYPAIGGLVVGIIGYFAPRTLGVGYYNITDILSGGLTFKLILSLAVLKFISWAIALGSGTSGGTLAPLFTIGGATGLLLGICIQQYFPNAGVTLPIAALIGMSAMFAGASRALLTSIIFAIESTGQSNALLPLLAACSAAYFISFFFMETTIMTEKIFRKGVKVPESYEPDALEIMQVSQVLSTSYPILKETDSIEDAQKTLAETKEDLDYIIITNQNGEFKGFLNWRRLWEAATASEKLGHLVKNKNKTFINDDASLIEAIQIMLEQKEDALPVISNKDQHFIGLLTYRNILSAYKTSLDAEKEFDPSISLKRKRLKAIAKGHQLYEQWKAHK
- a CDS encoding isocitrate dehydrogenase (NADP(+)), with the translated sequence MAEKIKVANPVVELDGDEMTRIIWKFIKDKLILPYVDVDIKYYDLGVEYRDATNDQVTIDAAHAILQYGVGIKCATITPDEARVSEFGLKQMWRSPNGTIRNILDGTVFREPIVCKNVPRLVPNWTAPICIGRHAFGDQYRATDFVTKGKGKLSIKFEGEDGTTQEFEVYNFKGDGVALAMYNTDESIKGFAHACFNQALSKGWPLYLSTKNTILKKYDGRFKDIFEDIYQNEYKAKFEAAGIVYEHRLIDDMVASALKWNGNFVWACKNYDGDVQSDTVAQGFGSLGLMTSTLVTPDGKVMEAEAAHGTVTRHYREHQRGNKTSTNPIASIFAWTRGLAFRGKLDNNQALIDFSNALEAVCIETVESGKMTKDLAVCIYGNKVNHGEHYQTTEEFLDELDKNLQKKLG
- a CDS encoding SnoaL-like domain-containing protein, which codes for MTTQEIADRFYVLAQEGKFDEIQDELYAQDVKSIEPEGSPWPAVQGMEAIKEKSVQFNEMVEEMYSGFTDKPIVSGNTFACRMGFDAKMKGRERGMMEEIALYQVKDGKIVSEQFFM
- the hisA gene encoding 1-(5-phosphoribosyl)-5-[(5-phosphoribosylamino)methylideneamino]imidazole-4-carboxamide isomerase; translation: MTIIPAIDIIDGKCVRLTQGDYAQKTIYNENPVEVAKSFEDAGLKRLHLVDLDGAKAGKVTNWKVLENIAAATNLVIDFGGGIKQKEDVELVLNAGARYVTIGSLAVKNEAIFSEWIENYDPERFLLGADVKNEKITVGGWLETTDIDVFAFIKKYTAKGINNIFCTDVSKDGLLQGPSVELYTKIVTQFPAINFIASGGVSSLDDLKALQNVGCSGAIVGKAIYEARISLEELKAF
- a CDS encoding GlsB/YeaQ/YmgE family stress response membrane protein, coding for MTLFGFLLLLLIAAICGGIGQSLAGYSLGGCLVSIVVGFIGAYIGKWLAIKFHLPAIWSVNIQGEVFPIIWSIVGSALLTFIIAFLRKTMVQK
- a CDS encoding helix-turn-helix domain-containing protein, coding for MEDFTLQDDKRSKIAILPGLPREEIKIYGLPGAEQRHAYYGDKPMLFQAIRCGKYEIAISDYLVNNRRKVICHANTTCLELHFILKGKALFNLKDLGWQQLDELHHNMIALSKVKNEVFFEIIPVSTFDIHFTIQEVERLAKQYPQLQPLLYALKTGDYASLFALVQKTTPRMLHLIVKIMEALKAGAASNKETIEMIEALVLMVLENKTLKTRYHYNYDFIENVHKSALRIEQHFDEKDVIANQIKQRNLKPDKFREIFRILYGCLPNQYLQKVRVEKANWLIKEHRVSKLDDIAALCAYQSIRQLSNAYYKKYNTTISKAVALAKRGK
- a CDS encoding MauE/DoxX family redox-associated membrane protein; its protein translation is MKKRQVITLLSTLLIPLWIYAAGSKLTEYTIFKDQLARQPLPSWSISILAWALPSVEIITALLLYFQRTNKMGCILSSVLMTAFTVYVLLALSGAFGDIPCSCAGIIGKLRWKGHLLFNIFFTIISFAGWYLHKQKVVRIYL
- a CDS encoding RagB/SusD family nutrient uptake outer membrane protein, with the protein product MKIYFKYKKWCSYLLVILSINIMLSSCKKYLDKKSNSSLVTPSTLSDLQALLDDAATMNQQRTPCYGEASSDEYFLPLSAFNALNDGDQKRYTWREYFFGSGNDWAACYQPIYNANLVLDLIKNIPQTSLNKVAWNNVKGSALFYRSYYFLCLLWNYAKAYDSTTANKDLGIALRLTSNFNVKSTRATNLQCYQQVIEDTKASIALLPAYPQHVMRPSKDAAYGLLARCYLSMRDYKNALLFSDSCLQLNNQLMDYNNDPDIPKGITASAPFHQFNKETIFYTEINTYFYFYLTSISSRIDTALIQLYNQNDLRRLAYYSSNSDGYKTFKGAYTNSLYSMFSGMATDELYLTRAECYIRNGQLQQGLNDLNTLLAKRYQTGAFVAYTVSMGQTAALNLVLQEREKELVMRGMRWMDLKRLNKEGANITIKREEGDQTYTLEPNANFYALPIPEDIIKLTGMQQNDL